In Methylotenera mobilis JLW8, the following are encoded in one genomic region:
- the petA gene encoding ubiquinol-cytochrome c reductase iron-sulfur subunit: MSDIQNDNQQAESQSCGCSQVDQEKRNFLIATSAVGALGCAAVAVPFVKSMTPSERAKAAGAPVEVDISKIEPGTMMTAEWRGKPVWIINRTEEMTAELAQHDGQLSDPASDVTSQQPAYCKNEGRSIKPNLAVIVGICTHLGCSPSGKLQKGGDMGDGWTGGFFCPCHGSKFDLAGRVFKGSPAPINLVVPPHKYLSENLLLIGVDTEEKA; this comes from the coding sequence ATGTCAGACATTCAAAATGACAATCAGCAGGCTGAATCGCAATCGTGCGGTTGTTCCCAAGTAGATCAAGAAAAACGTAACTTTTTAATCGCCACTTCCGCAGTTGGTGCATTGGGCTGTGCTGCAGTAGCTGTGCCCTTTGTAAAAAGCATGACGCCAAGTGAGCGTGCTAAAGCGGCAGGTGCGCCAGTAGAAGTTGATATCAGCAAAATTGAGCCAGGCACTATGATGACGGCTGAGTGGCGTGGTAAACCAGTATGGATTATTAATCGTACTGAAGAAATGACAGCTGAGTTGGCTCAGCATGACGGTCAGTTATCAGACCCTGCTTCTGATGTAACTTCACAACAGCCTGCTTATTGTAAAAATGAAGGCCGTTCTATTAAGCCAAATCTTGCTGTGATTGTTGGTATCTGTACCCATTTGGGCTGCTCACCTAGCGGTAAGTTGCAAAAAGGCGGTGATATGGGTGACGGCTGGACTGGCGGTTTCTTCTGCCCATGTCATGGCTCTAAGTTTGATTTGGCTGGTCGCGTGTTCAAGGGTTCTCCTGCACCTATCAACTTGGTAGTGCCGCCACATAAATACTTGAGTGAGAATCTACTTCTGATTGGTGTTGATACTGAAGAGAAAGCATAA